The Larimichthys crocea isolate SSNF chromosome XI, L_crocea_2.0, whole genome shotgun sequence genome has a segment encoding these proteins:
- the gja11 gene encoding gap junction protein, alpha 11: MGEWDLLGRLLDKVQSHSTVIGKVWLTVLFVFRILVLRTGADKVWGDEQSDFVCNTQQPGCENVCYDLAFPISHVRFWFLQIIAVATPKLLYLGHVLHVIHAEKKMKERMKKQAELDDQTNLFLRKAYKVPKYTKSTGKISIRGRLLRSYVYHLVAKIVLEVLFIVGQYFLYGFTLETRYVCTRFPCPHKVDCFLSRPTEKSVIIWFMLVAAFVSLFLSVVELFYLCVKAAKECMARRQDYTVTPVTPPLLARKSFKSHNEMFQNCVNLELEHQERKLGVTGVTGGVNEPVSPENNMEEVHI; this comes from the exons ATGGGTGAATGGGATCTGCTGGGTCGCCTGCTGGATAAAGTGCAGAGCCACTCCACAGTCATCGGGAAGGTCTGGCTCACCGTGCTGTTTGTCTTCCGCATCCTGGTTCTTCGCACCGGCGCTGATAAG GTTTGGGGCGATGAGCAATCCGACTTTGTCTGCAACACTCAGCAGCCCGGCTGTGAGAACGTCTGCTATGACCTGGCCTTCCCCATCTCCCACGTTCGCTTCTGGTTCCTTCAGATCATCGCCGTAGCCACTCCCAAGCTGCTCTACCTCGGTCACGTCCTTCATGTGATCCACGCCGAGAAGAAG atgaaggagaggatgaagaagcaAGCCGAGTTGGACGACCAGACCAATCTGTTCCTCAGGAAGGCCTACAAAGTTCCCAAGTACACCAAGAGCACTGGCAAGATCAGTATCCGTGGTCGTCTCCTTCGCAGTTACGTCTACCATCTTGTGGCCAAGATCGTCCTGGAAGTCTTGTTCATTGTGGGTCAGTACTTTCTGTACGGCTTCACCCTCGAGACTCGCTATGTCTGCACCCGCTTCCCTTGCCCTCACAAGGTGGACTGCTTCCTGTCCAGGCCTACGGAAAAGTCTGTGATCATCTGGTTCATGCTAGTGGCGGCGTTTGTCTCCCTCTTCCTCAGTGTGGTCGAGCTGTTCTACCTGTGCGTGAAAGCTGCGAAGGAGTGCATGGCGAGGAGGCAGGACTACACCGTGACCCCGGTGACACCACCGCTGTTGGCAAggaaaagttttaaaagtcaCAACGAGATGTTCCAAAATTGCGTCAACCTGGAGCTGGAGCACCAAGAACGAAAGTTAGGGGTAACCGGGGTCACAGGTGGAGTGAACGAGCCGGTATCGCCTGAGAACAACATGGAGGAGGTCCATATCTGA
- the LOC104933886 gene encoding gap junction Cx32.2 protein, which produces MGEWGFLSSLLDKVQSHSSVVGKVWLSVLFLFRIMIIGAGADKVWGDEQSKMVCNTKQPGCKNVCYDHAFPISHIRFWVLQIIMVSTPTLIYLGHVLHVIHKENKLREYMKTHPSSEIRKVPKYSDEKGHVELKGNLLGTYMTSIFFRILLEIGFIVGQYYLYGFVMDPRIVCSRAPCPFTVECFMSRPTEKTIFIIFMLVVSCVALLLNVVEIFYLICSRSSRRKSRTVSSTAIAIHPRANGDSLMKK; this is translated from the exons ATGGGAGAGTGGggttttctgtcctctctcctggATAAGGTCCAGTCCCACTCCTCCGTTGTCGGGAAGGTCTGGCTCAGTGTGCTTTTCCTCTTCAGGATCATGATCATCGGAGCTGGAGCCGATAAG GTTTGGGGTGATGAACAGTCGAAGATGGTTTGTAACACCAAACAGCCTGGTTGCAAGAACGTCTGCTACGACCACGCCTTCCCAATCTCACACATACGATTCTGGGTCCTCCAAATTATCATGGTCTCAACGCCAACGCTGATCTACCTCGGTCACGTCCTCCATGTTatccacaaagaaaacaaactgagagAATACATGAAGACCCACCCCAGCAGCGAGATCAGGAAAGTTCCCAAGTACTCAGACGAAAAAGGCCACGTCGAGCTTAAAGGCAACTTGCTGGGAACCTACATGACCTCCATATTTTTCAGAATCCTTCTGGAGATAGGGTTCATCGTGGGGCAGTATTATCTGTACGGGTTCGTCATGGACCCAAGGATCGTCTGCTCCCGAGCCCCTTGTCCCTTCACCGTCGAGTGCTTCATGTCTCGACCCACAGAGAagaccatcttcatcatcttcatgcTCGTGGTGTCTTGCGTCGCTCTTCTTCTCAACGTGGTAGAGATCTTCTACCTGATCTGTTCTCGCTCGTCCAGGCGAAAGTCTAGAACAGTAAGCTCTACAGCGATCGCCATCCACCCACGTGCAAACGGTGACAGTCTGATGAAGAAATAG
- the cxih1orf198 gene encoding uncharacterized protein C1orf198 homolog, with protein sequence MAAATMAGLDAHRMEEKKFEYFSSINSMARKIMQEREKIKAKHGPSWEKMTPQEQDSAIDNGMMDPHIRARYAMHRVEREEVVCYPKLLVQTGQKIVHFGEEDITWQDEHSAPFSWETKSQLDFSLTSGAADQGVSLSAADSKAAKVPHSNQLGKSTPGTKVSVSEGRRPEEESSFWKISAERSRLEGEQADFQSITPSQIKSLEKGEKPLPSYLRQETSVTSKEPEAADPHPPAPAPNRSTKHRAPKPPAPNPPIAAAVSATPASISISPNPPPPVSVSSTVAGWERSQSTLPSAGSTVDEVFSSGMMSKPSSNPVSVERERGEEASPSSPTFAQFNTSSSILKTGFDFLDNW encoded by the exons ATGGCCGCCGCAACCATGGCGGGGCTCGACGCCCacaggatggaggagaagaagttCGAGTACTTCTCCTCCATCAACTCCATGGCGCGGAAAATAATGCAGGAGCGGGAGAAGATCAAGGCGAAGCACGGCCCGTCATGGGAGAAGATGACGCCGCAGGAACAAGACAGCGCCATCGACAACGGGATGATGGACCCTCACATCCGAGCCCGATACGCTATGCACCGAGTGGAGCGTGAAGAAGTGGTGTGTTACCCGAAACTGCTCGTTCAGACGGGGCAGAAGATCGTCCACTTCGGGGAGGAG gataTCACCTGGCAGGACGAGCACTCTGCTCCCTTCTCATGGGAAACAAAG AGCCAGTTGGATTTCAGCTTGACGTCGGGCGCTGCAGACCAGGGCGTCTCATTGTCGGCGGCGGACTCGAAGGCTGCAAAGGTTCCTCATTCCAACCAGCTTGGCAAAAGTACACCGGGGACCAAG GTGTCCGTCAGCGAAGGAAGGAGGCCAGAGGAGGAGTCGTCTTTCTGGAAGATCAGCGCTGAGCGGTCCAGGCTGGAGGGAGAGCAAGCCGACTTCCAGTCCATAACGCCGAGCCAGATCAAATCCctggagaaaggagagaaaccGCTCCCCTCCTACCTCCGACAG GAGACTTCTGTCACCTCCAAGGAGCCTGAGGCAGCAGACCCCCaccctccagctccagctcctaACAGGTCCACCAAGCACCGAGCACCCAAACCTCCCGCTCCCAATCCCCCGATCGCCGCCGCTGTCAGCGCCACGCCGGCATCCATCTCCATCTCACCAAACCCACCCCCGCCCGTCAGCGTGTCCTCGACGGTCGCAGGCTGGGAGCGGTCTCAGAGCACCCTGCCGTCGGCCGGCAGCACCGTGGACGAAGTGTTCTCCTCCGGCATGATGTCCAAGCCCTCCAGTAACCCCGtcagtgtggagagagagagaggggaagaagcGTCACCCTCCAGCCCCACCTttgctcag TTCAACACGAGCAGCAGCATCCTGAAGACCGGATTCGACTTCTTGGACAACTGGTAA
- the gja13.1 gene encoding connexin 32.3 codes for MGDLGFLSKLLDQVQSHSTVIGKIWMTVLFLFRIMVLGAGAESVWGDEQSDFTCNTQQPGCENVCYDWTFPISHIRFWVLQIIFVSTPTLIYLGHAMHIIHQETKLRERLSSPGGNQGCKQPKYTNEKGKVKIKGNLLGSYLTQLIFKIIIESAFIIGQYYLYGFVMVPMFPCSKKPCPFTVECYMSRPTEKTIFIIFMLVVACISLVLNVIEVFYLICSRVRCGSRARTHKMTSAENPASLSSHRWPTEDDSLKQNKMNIELETSQSIGGSLDGAKEEKRLLSGH; via the coding sequence ATGGGAGACTTGGGATTTCTGTCAAAATTGCTGGACCAGGTCCAGTCCCACTCGACGGTCATCGGGAAGATCTGGATGACGGTCCTGTTCCTGTTCAGGATCATGGTTTTGGGTGCGGGTGCCGAGAGTGTCTGGGGTGACGAGCAGTCGGATTTCACCTGCAACACTCAGCAACCTGGTTGCGAAAACGTCTGCTACGACTGGACTTTCCCCATCTCGCACATTCGCTTCTGGGTCCTCCAGATTATCTTTGTCTCCACACCAACCCTGATCTATCTGGGCCACGCCATGCACATCATCCACCAGGAGACAAAGCTGAGGGAGCGTCTGTCGAGCCCCGGTGGGAACCAGGGGTGCAAGCAGCCTAAATACACAAACGAAAAGGGAAAGGTGAAGATCAAGGGGAATCTGCTGGGGAGCTACCTGACCCAGCTCATATTCAAGATCATCATTGAGTCCGCCTTCATCATAGGCCAGTACTACCTGTATGGCTTCGTCATGGTCCCCATGTTCCCCTGTTCTAAGAAGCCCTGTCCCTTCACCGTGGAGTGCTACATGTCCCGACCCACGGAGAAGACCATCTTTATCATTTTCATGCTGGTGGTGGCCTGCATCTCCCTGGTCCTCAACGTCATTGAGGTGTTCTACCTGATTTGTTCCAGGGTTAGATGTGGGTCCAGGGCTCGCACTCATAAGATGACCTCAGCTGAAAACCCCGCCAGCCTGTCGTCTCACAGATGGCCGACTGAAGATGATTCACTCAAGCAAAACAAGATGAACATAGAGCTCGAGACCAGCCAGAGCATCGGTGGAAGTCTGGATGGGGCCAAAGAGGAGAAACGACTACTGAGTGGTCATTAA